A region from the Actinoplanes sp. OR16 genome encodes:
- a CDS encoding SigE family RNA polymerase sigma factor — translation MADVDEYREYVSGRMDGWRRTAYLLCGDWHAADDLVSIALVRLYRHWGRVSAVEHPEAYVRQILVRTMLNERRRSWRREQPMVAVPDRPVTGGPESVADRQMFVALLGELPPRRRAVLVLRYFCDLSVEETAAQLGCSTGTVKSQTARALETLRTRLGGSALVAEEV, via the coding sequence GTGGCAGATGTCGATGAGTACCGGGAGTACGTCTCCGGCCGGATGGACGGCTGGCGGCGGACCGCCTACCTGTTGTGCGGGGACTGGCATGCCGCCGACGACCTCGTGTCGATCGCGCTGGTCCGGCTCTACCGGCATTGGGGGCGGGTGTCGGCGGTGGAGCATCCCGAGGCGTACGTCCGGCAGATCCTGGTCCGCACGATGCTGAACGAGCGCCGCCGGTCGTGGCGGCGTGAACAGCCGATGGTCGCGGTCCCGGACCGGCCGGTGACGGGCGGCCCGGAGTCGGTCGCCGATCGGCAGATGTTCGTGGCGCTGCTGGGTGAACTGCCGCCGCGCCGCAGGGCGGTGCTGGTGCTGCGGTACTTCTGTGACCTGTCGGTGGAGGAGACGGCCGCGCAACTGGGCTGCTCGACCGGGACGGTGAAGAGTCAGACGGCGCGGGCGCTGGAGACGTTGCGGACGCGGCTGGGCGGGTCGGCGCTCGTGGCTGAGGAGGTTTGA
- a CDS encoding SCO7613 C-terminal domain-containing membrane protein — protein MTTAPSTYPCPHCGTVASAVTGCPGCGRAPDADALEVMRLDAELTALRGDLDRAQAVVVSLQRQITDMTTQRNTVAFRVTESVRATKSAEVRKNPAPTAVLGPGAHPSQGPAASPGLAPSPGPAESKLSALTVQNVLFALGGLLLIVAAAVFTAVAWAQVGVTGRAAILAATTAAVLAVPPFAKRRGLTAAAETLAAVGLLMILLDAYAAWAVDFLQVRSLAPEAYAAAAGAVTAAVAYGYGRLTGLRGPAIAALLICQPVLPLLAASADPGPTAWSLTLTAVTALNVAVLHRSGFAPTGPAVVAYVCGSLAAAVSALIAIVDLVTTAAEATAPEAASSGGATGAAAAGGALVLVTAVVTVAAVLAGNRVAQTIAAGLLTVAVAVAAGTWSLLVGAGPSSSGVPRLATVALIIAALAAVVRPRLPEPVGKGPRTAALLVTAVPALGSAAAVAVGALRTAEAATPLLGAPANARVDGPGWTLIAAVVAVLCSYGILLESRHRTDLALTALAGTALLVPAAFHLPWWTAVPLGLLTAAAALTLIARAATAPWPLFRPIVAALLTAHALVVALGDPAVGATAFTTLALIGFLTSFLVRREHHLLAATSTTIALLAVPAAVSLTLLAFDASPTWQVRAQSVIAVLLLAAARALPWHRPQTTVVALLMSAALPLTALTGDDPVALYAATALLLIATTPLTLRDTTAVAVVAAIVPVTVLLFGLAPELSTVLLKPYTALTTFWSGEAPAAETARWSSLLALLMVTAAAALVGYRSAGPRAALWCGSPVVAVLVPLTFAAFEAPWPSVLLAGLVTGLLGIVALIILPSPMAWTGVVFGALAAAGLAGTTAVQGAMLAGFALVTVAAVVCGVAGRGAAGRVAGWVGAGVGTVVTAYTASRILDLGAGAGPISVLAAAAVVVALEAVLAARRPREAPAVAAVAHASALVALVIAGTLGRAALIATLWAAVLGLRALRPGEIRAVRFRYAIAAAGSALLGWWLLLGSRDVQTPEIYTLPAAAFALGAGWLARRGRPELPSWTAYGPALAVGFLPTLAVIVGDEPEYPRRLLLGLGALAVLLAGARARLRAPVVAGGLMLALTALHELIQVWDFVPRWVPLAVGGLLLVGVATTMEQRRRDLLRLRTAVGRMS, from the coding sequence GTGACCACCGCGCCGTCGACATATCCCTGTCCCCACTGCGGGACGGTGGCGTCGGCCGTGACCGGTTGCCCCGGCTGTGGCCGCGCCCCGGACGCCGACGCGCTCGAAGTGATGCGCCTCGACGCCGAGTTGACGGCTCTCCGTGGTGACCTCGACCGGGCGCAGGCCGTGGTGGTGTCGTTGCAGCGGCAGATCACGGACATGACGACGCAGCGGAACACCGTCGCTTTCCGGGTCACGGAGTCGGTTCGGGCGACTAAATCAGCAGAAGTACGGAAAAATCCGGCACCGACCGCCGTCCTCGGCCCGGGCGCTCATCCGTCTCAGGGCCCAGCTGCCTCGCCTGGGCTGGCTCCCTCACCTGGCCCGGCCGAGTCGAAGCTGAGCGCGCTGACCGTGCAGAACGTGCTCTTCGCCCTCGGCGGCCTGCTGCTCATCGTCGCCGCAGCCGTCTTCACCGCCGTGGCCTGGGCGCAGGTGGGCGTCACCGGCCGCGCCGCCATCCTCGCCGCCACGACCGCCGCCGTCCTGGCGGTTCCGCCGTTCGCGAAGCGGCGCGGCCTCACCGCAGCCGCCGAAACCCTGGCGGCCGTCGGCCTGCTGATGATCCTGCTCGACGCGTACGCCGCCTGGGCCGTCGACTTCCTGCAGGTCAGAAGCCTGGCACCGGAGGCGTACGCGGCAGCGGCCGGCGCCGTGACCGCCGCAGTGGCGTACGGCTACGGCAGGCTGACCGGCCTCCGCGGCCCGGCGATCGCGGCCCTGCTGATCTGCCAGCCGGTGCTACCCCTGCTGGCCGCCTCCGCCGACCCCGGCCCGACCGCCTGGTCACTCACCCTGACCGCCGTCACCGCCCTGAACGTGGCAGTCCTCCACCGCAGCGGCTTCGCACCGACGGGGCCGGCCGTGGTCGCCTACGTCTGCGGTTCCCTCGCCGCTGCCGTCTCCGCGCTGATCGCGATCGTGGACCTCGTCACCACCGCGGCAGAGGCGACCGCGCCGGAGGCGGCCTCTTCCGGTGGCGCGACCGGGGCAGCCGCTGCCGGTGGTGCGCTGGTGCTGGTCACCGCCGTGGTCACGGTCGCGGCCGTACTCGCCGGCAACCGCGTGGCGCAGACGATCGCCGCCGGTCTGCTCACCGTGGCCGTCGCGGTGGCGGCCGGAACATGGTCTCTCCTGGTAGGCGCCGGGCCGTCGTCGTCCGGAGTCCCGCGCCTCGCCACGGTCGCCCTGATCATCGCCGCGCTCGCCGCCGTCGTCCGGCCGCGCCTGCCCGAACCGGTCGGCAAGGGACCCCGGACAGCGGCGTTGCTGGTGACGGCCGTGCCCGCGCTGGGGTCGGCCGCCGCCGTGGCGGTCGGCGCGCTGCGGACTGCCGAAGCCGCCACGCCCCTGCTCGGCGCGCCGGCGAACGCGCGTGTGGACGGTCCCGGCTGGACGCTGATCGCGGCGGTGGTCGCGGTGCTCTGTTCGTACGGAATCCTCCTGGAAAGCCGGCACCGCACGGACCTGGCCCTGACCGCCCTGGCCGGGACCGCGCTGCTCGTGCCCGCGGCGTTCCATCTGCCCTGGTGGACCGCTGTGCCCCTGGGCCTGCTCACCGCCGCGGCAGCGCTCACGCTGATCGCCCGCGCCGCCACCGCACCGTGGCCGCTGTTCCGCCCGATCGTCGCCGCGCTACTGACCGCGCACGCGCTCGTCGTAGCTCTGGGTGATCCCGCGGTGGGCGCGACCGCCTTCACCACGCTCGCGTTGATCGGTTTCCTGACTTCCTTCCTGGTACGCCGGGAGCACCACCTCCTGGCCGCCACGTCAACGACGATCGCCCTGCTGGCCGTCCCCGCCGCGGTGTCGCTGACCCTCCTGGCCTTCGACGCGTCGCCGACGTGGCAGGTCAGGGCCCAATCGGTCATCGCCGTCCTGCTGCTGGCTGCTGCACGCGCCCTGCCCTGGCACCGCCCGCAGACCACCGTCGTAGCCCTGCTGATGTCAGCAGCCCTGCCCCTGACGGCCCTGACCGGCGACGATCCGGTAGCCCTCTACGCCGCGACCGCCCTCCTCCTGATCGCCACCACTCCCCTCACCCTGCGTGACACCACCGCCGTCGCCGTGGTGGCAGCGATCGTGCCGGTAACCGTGCTCCTCTTCGGGCTGGCACCCGAACTCTCCACCGTGCTGCTGAAGCCCTACACCGCACTGACCACCTTCTGGTCCGGCGAGGCGCCCGCAGCCGAAACCGCCCGCTGGTCTTCCCTGCTCGCCCTGCTGATGGTCACGGCCGCCGCCGCGCTGGTCGGATATCGATCAGCCGGACCACGGGCTGCCCTCTGGTGCGGGTCCCCTGTCGTCGCCGTCCTGGTTCCCCTGACCTTCGCCGCCTTCGAAGCACCGTGGCCGTCAGTGCTTCTCGCCGGCCTGGTCACCGGCCTCCTGGGCATCGTGGCCCTCATCATCCTGCCGTCCCCGATGGCGTGGACCGGTGTCGTCTTCGGGGCGCTCGCCGCTGCCGGGCTGGCGGGGACCACCGCTGTCCAGGGGGCGATGCTGGCCGGGTTTGCGCTGGTCACCGTCGCGGCGGTGGTGTGCGGGGTGGCCGGGCGCGGCGCAGCGGGACGGGTTGCCGGATGGGTGGGGGCGGGCGTCGGCACGGTCGTCACGGCGTACACGGCAAGCCGGATCTTGGATCTCGGAGCCGGCGCCGGACCGATCAGCGTGCTCGCCGCGGCCGCCGTCGTCGTCGCTCTCGAAGCGGTCCTCGCCGCACGCCGTCCGCGAGAAGCGCCCGCCGTGGCCGCCGTCGCTCACGCATCGGCGCTGGTCGCGCTCGTGATCGCCGGTACGCTCGGCCGCGCCGCCCTGATCGCCACTCTCTGGGCGGCGGTGCTCGGACTGCGAGCGCTGCGACCCGGTGAGATCCGCGCTGTCCGATTCCGATACGCCATCGCGGCCGCCGGGAGCGCACTGCTCGGCTGGTGGCTGCTCCTCGGCTCGCGGGATGTGCAGACGCCGGAGATCTACACGCTTCCGGCAGCGGCGTTCGCGCTCGGGGCCGGCTGGCTCGCCCGTCGTGGCCGGCCGGAGTTGCCGTCGTGGACCGCCTACGGGCCCGCCCTGGCCGTGGGTTTCCTGCCGACGCTCGCGGTGATCGTCGGTGACGAACCCGAATACCCGCGCCGCCTGCTGCTCGGCCTCGGCGCTCTCGCGGTCCTGCTGGCCGGCGCGCGGGCCCGGCTGCGAGCACCGGTCGTGGCCGGCGGTCTCATGCTGGCGCTGACCGCGTTGCACGAGCTGATCCAGGTGTGGGATTTCGTGCCACGGTGGGTGCCGCTCGCGGTCGGCGGCCTCCTGCTCGTCGGCGTAGCCACCACGATGGAACAGCGCCGCCGCGACCTGCTGCGACTGCGCACCGCCGTGGGCCGGATGAGCTGA